ATGTCAAAAATAGGGGATACTCTTTCATCCTTATACGGTGGATATAAAAAATTTAGTCTTCATAGGAATAAATTCTTTTCTTACAGATATTTTATACGTAACTATGATGAAGCTGAAGAAATTTACGTTGATGATGGAAGACGTGAAATTCTTTATAATGGAAAAGAATGCTATTTCCCTAAAGAAATTCCAAACGATTTTCAGCCATTAAAATATAATTATTTTTGGGATGGAAAACATAGACACCCTATTGAACTACCAGGACGTTATGGCCAATCTTATAATGGCAACACTATATATGCAATGCCTTTTGTAGATATGGCAATTTCTTCAGAGCAGCAGAAGATTTTTGGCTTCAACAAAGAAGAGTTAAAAAATAAAACTATAGTAATTGAAGTTGATAAAAATGGTGAAGCTGTATCACCAAAACTTGGTGAAGCTTTATACTACTCTTTTTCTGGTGGTATAAAACCCACTTCTTTTCGAGTTGTTGATCGCAAAACTAATGAGACAAGATGGTTACCATCACTTATAATGCTACCATTTAATTTAGGTGGTGCTGCATGTAATTTTGTGTGTGGGTTCATTGGTGGGATTTTAAACAAAATAGGAGGTGGATTATTTTTAAATATTGCTAAGCATATATCGAAAGGCCTTGATGATGAGATTAGCGCAAATAAGAATGATGTTCTTAAATCAAATCAAAGATTACTTAAAACACGTTCTGCTGTTGCTTTTATTTTTGAATCTTTAGCTTCACTCTTTATTGCAACTGGTAGTGTAGTTGAAGGTACTGGGCGTACTGCAGATGCACTGCTTAGAACTCCAAACCTCATGTTCCATCACGATGATTTAGACCGTAAAGCCACTTGGGCTAATATTAAATCTTCAATTACTAATACCTATCATGATTTATCCAGCATAAAAAAACATACTACAAATTCATTGCAAGCTTGCACAGCACGCATAAATGGTGACGTAGAGAAACTGCAAGAAATAAAAGGTATCAATACTAATAAAGATACCGATGATAAAGCAAGTAAACAAAATCAAAAGTGTAATAGTTTAGACAAGATAGATAAAAATAAAATAAAAGAAGCCGGTCAAGGGTTAAGTAATATAGAACAATCAACTATGGCTGTTGGAACAAAAGAAAAATTAAATAACCGCCACCAAAGTACTGTAGCAGGTCAACATCAATCACAGACAGCTCGTAGCTGTTAACTTTTATACATATATTTTTACTGTCTTTATATATTACTTAGAACTCAAAAGTAGCCACTTATCTTCATCTAAAATAGTTACACTAAGTTCTACAGCTTTTTTATACTTCGATCCTGGTTTTTTACCAATAACTAAGTAGTCAGTTTTTGTTGATAAACTTGAGCTCACTTTGGCCCCAAGCGATTCAGCTTTTGCTTTGGCTTCACTTCTTGTCATATGCAGCAGTGAACCAGTAAATACTATTGTTTTGCCATTTAGCTCAGATTTGTTATCTAAGTTGCCACAATCAGAATCTAAAATTTTCAAGCGGGATGTAAGCCTATCTAATACCTCAATGTTATGTTTTTCAGAAAAGAAAGACTTAATTGAACTAACTGTTTTTTCTCCTATACCATCAATACTCATCAGATCATCTATAGCCAATTCTCTCATAGCACTATACCAATTAGTATATGAATTGTAATAGTTAGCCAACAATTTAGCTGCTTTTTGCCCAACAAACTTAATGCCAAGTGCAAATATTAGTCTATATAAATCTATTTTTTCCCTACTTCTTATTGCGTTAAATAAATTATTTATTGACTTTTTTCCGCAACCGCTGCTGGTTTCTAGAGGAAAATTAAGATCTTTAATCTTCTCTTCCAAGAAAAAGACGTCAGAAATTTTTGTAATTAAGCCATTACTATAAAAAAATTCTATTTGTTTTTTACCAAGGCCAACAATATCAAAAGCATCCTTAGAAACAAAGTGCCTAAGCTTTTCTATTAATTGGGCTTTGCAATAAAACTCTCCCATACACCTTAATGCAACTTCACCTTCGGTTTTACAGATACTACTGCCGCATTCTGGGCAAGAGCTAGGGAAAACAAATTTTTGTACCTCAGAGGAGCGTAAGCTTTTATCTACTTCTACAACTTGTGGGATCACGTCACCTGCTCTTTGCACTGTAACAATATCACCTTCTCTTATATCTTTGCGCTCAATTTCATTTTTGTTATGCAAGCTCGCTCTGCTCACTAAAACCCCGCCAATATTTACAGGAACCAATTCCGCAACTGGTGTTAAAACACCTGTCCTACCTATTTGAATTGATATTTTATTCAACCTTGTTTTGGCTACCATAGCAGGAAATTTATGTGCTATGGCCCAACGCGGTGCACGACTTGTACTGCCAAGGCGCTCTTGCAATTTTAGATTATTTACCTTATAGACAAGCCCATCAATGTCATAATTAATGCTATGACGGCTGCTGTAAATTTTGTTATAAAAATCAGCAATTTCATCTATAGTTTTAACTACTGCTATATTATTACTCACGCAAAATCCAAGCTCTTTTAATTTTCTCAACATTTCATATTGCGCTTCTTCTTTACAATTGGTTATAGAATAAGCGGAATATTTAAGAGATCTGCTTGCTGTAATTTTAGGATCAAGCTGTCTTATAGACCCTGCTGCTGCATTTCTGGGATTTGCAAACTCATTATCTTTATTTAAATCTATAAAATCATCCCGATCTATATATATTTCTCCTCTAATTTCCAAAGTATCATTTGTATTTAAAACTTTTGGTAATTCTTTTAGAGTTGCAATATTTGCTGTAATATCCTCACCAAAATAACCATCACCACGTGTTGCAGCATAAGCTAAAGCTCCGTTTTCATAAGTTATAGCAAACGATAGCCCATCTATTTTTAGCTCACACAGTAGCTCTATTTCATCTATATTTAAAAAGCGTTTTACTTTTGCAAAAAATTTCTCTATGTCTTGCAAACTTAAAGCATTGTCTAAAGAAAGCATAGGTTTTTTATGCTGGATTTTTTTAAACCTACTGTCAGGTTCTGAACCTACGCTTTCTTGCACGCTACCTGTTAATTTCAATTGAGGAAATTGCTCTTCTATCTCTATTAACCTTGCACGCAAATCATCATATTCAGCATCAGTAACTGCTGGCTTATCATTTGTATAATAAAGAGCATCATAATGTTTTACCTTTGCCTTTAGATCTAAAAATTCCTCTTTTATCTTTTCAAAAATCATCCATTAAAAATATATAAACTTATAACCAATTTAATTATAATTGAATTACTACTGAGGTGAAGGAGAATACTCTAGAGAGGTTTGAACTTGAAACACCGTCGTTATAGCAGCTAGATCTTCTTTAGGAGCTTCTTGTTGTAAATTATGATGTATAGGCTGTACTTGTTTTGTTCGTTCGTTCTGTGCCTTTTCTTCAACATCTAACTTTAATTTATGATTATCTTCGTAATCGAAATTTAGTTTTTCTTCTATATCTTTCAATTCTTTGCGTGCAGAACTGCTTTGATAACACCGATATAGGGCTGGAGAAGCAGAGAGTAATGCCCCTAATAATATAGCAGATATGCCACATAACAATGCTATAGTTTCTGGGCTTTGGAAAAAGGGAACCTCTCTTCTAGCTAGTATTTCATCTATTGACAACTTTCTAAACATTATGCAACCTAATTGATAAAATAAGGTACATACCATTGTAGCTGAACCAATTCCTACAAACCATCCTAAAATTCCAGACTCAATACGATAAGCAAGACCAGCTCTCTTCATTTTCTTTTGAAGATTCTCATCAACGAATTTCGAATATGCATTCTGAGCATAATTATCATCTAACTGTTCAATATGCCTTATAAGCTCTTCTTTGAATTTTTCTTCAATAGGTTTTAAATCACAAATCTTAATTCCTGTTTCTGTATCCACAATTGAAATTGTATTATATTCGATTTTTGTTAATCTTATTAATTCTATGTATTTATCATTATTGATAGCTTCAAGCTGTGCTTTTCTTGCATTTAACTCTTTTATTTGTTGATTAAGATTATTATACAGTGAGTATTGTTCATCTAACTTATTTTCAAGTTTTGTTTCACTAGAAGCAGCATTCTTAAACAGAGTAATTTTTTCTTCTTTTTCACTATTGAGTGAATCAAGTTCTCCATTTATTTTTTTAAGTTCTTCATGTATTTGACTTTTTATTGCTCTCCTAAAAATATCATCAACAAGGCTATGCTGAATTAAAAATGGATAACTTAAAGCACTGTCTTTTAATGTTGAGGCAATAATAAAGCTATCTCTTGTAGGTAAAAACTCAGAAACTAATTTAAAGGCATTATTGTAATTTTTTAATTTCTTATCACTAAGGTCTGATTTTTTCTTTATAATCTCTTCTAAAGCACTCCCATCATTGATTTTGTTTTGTGTTTCTTCTATC
This sequence is a window from Candidatus Mesenet endosymbiont of Phosphuga atrata. Protein-coding genes within it:
- the ligA gene encoding NAD-dependent DNA ligase LigA — translated: MIFEKIKEEFLDLKAKVKHYDALYYTNDKPAVTDAEYDDLRARLIEIEEQFPQLKLTGSVQESVGSEPDSRFKKIQHKKPMLSLDNALSLQDIEKFFAKVKRFLNIDEIELLCELKIDGLSFAITYENGALAYAATRGDGYFGEDITANIATLKELPKVLNTNDTLEIRGEIYIDRDDFIDLNKDNEFANPRNAAAGSIRQLDPKITASRSLKYSAYSITNCKEEAQYEMLRKLKELGFCVSNNIAVVKTIDEIADFYNKIYSSRHSINYDIDGLVYKVNNLKLQERLGSTSRAPRWAIAHKFPAMVAKTRLNKISIQIGRTGVLTPVAELVPVNIGGVLVSRASLHNKNEIERKDIREGDIVTVQRAGDVIPQVVEVDKSLRSSEVQKFVFPSSCPECGSSICKTEGEVALRCMGEFYCKAQLIEKLRHFVSKDAFDIVGLGKKQIEFFYSNGLITKISDVFFLEEKIKDLNFPLETSSGCGKKSINNLFNAIRSREKIDLYRLIFALGIKFVGQKAAKLLANYYNSYTNWYSAMRELAIDDLMSIDGIGEKTVSSIKSFFSEKHNIEVLDRLTSRLKILDSDCGNLDNKSELNGKTIVFTGSLLHMTRSEAKAKAESLGAKVSSSLSTKTDYLVIGKKPGSKYKKAVELSVTILDEDKWLLLSSK